The Desulfobulbaceae bacterium DNA window GTGTCATCTGCGAAAGGTTTTGCATGATGAAGTGACGGCTGACGTAAATGGTCATCAGGCTGACCAGCAGCACTGCTGCCGAAGGCACTTCAATGCTTTTGGCGATATCGCCTTTATTTCTTGCCTCTTGCAGGCGGCGCGAGGTGGGGGATTCGGTTTTTTCCTGGCCGCTGGACTCGTCTGCCATATCCTATCCTCCCATGCCGACGGCGAGTTTAGTCAGGTTTTGTCCCATGGCCCCGAAATTTTTGATCATCAAGGGGAGCAGGTAGATCATTGACAGCCCGACGAAGAGGAAGCCAATGCCGATATTCATGGGCATGGCAACGAGCATGATTGGGACTTGGGGTACGGTCTTGGCGATGATTCCCATGGCCACATGAGACAGAAAGAGGGCAACGGCGGCCGGGGCCATGATCTGGATGCCAAGCACGAACATGTGGGTAATTCCTTGAGTGATGCCTTTTAGGGTAGCTTGATCGAGATGGATGGTGCCGGGAGAGACATATGTGAAACTCTCCACCAGAGTTCGGAAAAAGAGGTGGTGACCATTGATGGCGAGGAAGATCAGGATTGCCACAATATTCCACAGGGTGCCGACCAACGAGACCTGGGCGCCGTTTTCCGGGTCCATGGTTCCTGCCATGCCCATGCCCATGGAGATGCTGACCATCTGTCCGGCCAAATCAGTGGCGTCGAAGATCAGGCGGGCGAAGAAGCCGAGGATGCCGCCGAAGGTGACCTCAATGAGAACAAAAACGGCAAAGCCTAGCGTGGTGGTGGGCAGGAGGCTGGAAGAAACCGAAACTACCGGCAGCAGGATCAAGGATAGGGCCAGGGTGAACAGGGCCTTGACCTGAGGCGGAACGCTGCCTGAACCGATGATCGGCATCAGGAAGACCAGGGGTCCGACCCGGGTCATGATCACCAGCAGGGTCAGGATGTGGTCCAGGGTCCAGTGGAGA harbors:
- the fliR gene encoding flagellar biosynthetic protein FliR, which translates into the protein MPETALLHWTLDHILTLLVIMTRVGPLVFLMPIIGSGSVPPQVKALFTLALSLILLPVVSVSSSLLPTTTLGFAVFVLIEVTFGGILGFFARLIFDATDLAGQMVSISMGMGMAGTMDPENGAQVSLVGTLWNIVAILIFLAINGHHLFFRTLVESFTYVSPGTIHLDQATLKGITQGITHMFVLGIQIMAPAAVALFLSHVAMGIIAKTVPQVPIMLVAMPMNIGIGFLFVGLSMIYLLPLMIKNFGAMGQNLTKLAVGMGG